A genomic region of Dickeya solani IPO 2222 contains the following coding sequences:
- a CDS encoding protein-glutamate methylesterase/protein-glutamine glutaminase, with amino-acid sequence MSKIKVLCVDDSALMRQIMTEIINSHPDMEVVATAPDPLVARDLIKKFNPQVLTLDVEMPRMDGLDFLEKLMRLRPMPVVMVSSLTGKGSEITLRALELGAIDFVTKPQLGIREGMLAYSELIAEKIRMAAKARLPQRSSGPAPTVLIPSMPLLSSEKLIAIGASTGGTEAIRYVLQPLPPTSPALLITQHMPPGFTKSFAERLNKLCQITVKEAEDGERVLPGHAYIAPGARHLELARSGANYQVKLHDGPPVNRHRPSVDVLFHSVAQYAGRNAVGVILTGMGNDGAAGMLELHKAGAYTIAQNEASCVVFGMPREAIALGGVDEVVDLHQVSQRMLAQVSAGQALRI; translated from the coding sequence ATGAGCAAAATAAAAGTATTATGTGTTGATGATTCTGCGTTAATGCGTCAGATCATGACCGAAATCATTAATAGTCATCCCGATATGGAGGTGGTTGCCACTGCACCTGACCCTTTAGTGGCTCGCGATTTAATCAAGAAGTTCAATCCGCAGGTGCTGACGCTAGATGTTGAAATGCCGCGCATGGATGGTCTTGATTTTCTTGAAAAATTGATGCGACTCCGTCCAATGCCAGTGGTGATGGTGTCTTCTCTGACCGGCAAAGGTTCGGAAATTACTTTGCGGGCGCTTGAGCTTGGGGCGATCGATTTTGTTACCAAGCCTCAATTGGGTATCCGTGAAGGAATGCTGGCATACAGTGAGCTGATTGCGGAAAAAATCCGCATGGCTGCCAAGGCGCGTTTGCCTCAGCGCAGTTCAGGACCGGCACCTACAGTGCTGATTCCCAGTATGCCGTTGCTCAGTAGTGAAAAACTGATTGCGATTGGCGCGTCAACCGGCGGCACCGAGGCGATCAGGTATGTCTTACAGCCGTTGCCGCCGACCAGCCCGGCGTTGCTGATTACTCAGCATATGCCGCCGGGATTTACCAAGTCTTTCGCTGAACGGTTGAATAAGCTGTGTCAGATTACAGTGAAAGAGGCCGAAGACGGTGAGCGTGTTCTGCCGGGACATGCGTATATCGCGCCTGGCGCCCGCCACCTTGAACTGGCGCGTAGCGGTGCGAACTATCAGGTGAAATTGCATGATGGCCCGCCGGTTAATCGTCATCGTCCTTCTGTTGACGTACTGTTCCACTCTGTTGCACAGTACGCCGGGCGAAATGCGGTAGGAGTAATCCTAACTGGCATGGGAAATGATGGGGCCGCGGGAATGCTGGAACTTCATAAAGCGGGGGCGTATACGATCGCTCAAAATGAAGCCAGCTGTGTGGTATTCGGTATGCCTCGAGAGGCTATTGCACTCGGTGGTGTCGATGAGGTGGTGGATTTGCACCAGGTGAGTCAGCGGATGCTGGCACAAGTTTCTGCCGGACAGGCATTACGTATATAG
- the cheR gene encoding protein-glutamate O-methyltransferase CheR: MKNTPSPNRSGSTSILSQMVERLPLSDVHFRRISQLIYQRAGIVLADHKREMVYNRLVRRLRLLGINDFGQYLALLESDPNSAEWQAFVNALTTNLTAFFREAHHFPILAEHARKRPGGYSIWCTAASTGEEPYSLAMTLAEVYGDRASNCQITASDIDTQVLEKASAGIYRQEDLRSLSPQQMQRFFLRGTGPHSGLVRVRPDLANMIHFQQVNLLAPEWSLPAPFDAIFCRNVMIYFDKETQERILRRFVPLLKPGGLLFAGHSENFSQISREFYLRGQTVYGLAKER; this comes from the coding sequence ATGAAAAATACACCATCGCCAAATCGTTCAGGTTCCACATCTATTTTGAGTCAGATGGTTGAACGGTTGCCGCTGTCTGATGTTCATTTCCGAAGAATCAGCCAGCTTATCTATCAGCGTGCTGGCATCGTGCTGGCCGACCATAAACGCGAGATGGTCTACAACCGTCTGGTCAGGCGGTTGCGTTTATTGGGAATCAACGATTTTGGTCAGTACCTTGCGTTGCTGGAGTCGGATCCGAACAGTGCCGAATGGCAGGCATTTGTTAACGCGTTAACGACCAATCTGACCGCGTTTTTCCGTGAGGCGCACCATTTCCCCATTCTTGCCGAGCATGCCCGCAAACGGCCCGGGGGGTACAGCATCTGGTGTACCGCTGCGTCTACGGGAGAAGAGCCCTATTCACTGGCGATGACTCTTGCCGAAGTCTATGGCGACCGTGCCAGTAACTGTCAAATCACAGCCAGCGATATTGATACACAGGTTTTAGAGAAAGCGTCTGCTGGCATTTACCGGCAAGAAGATTTGCGTTCGCTTTCTCCACAGCAGATGCAGCGTTTCTTTTTACGGGGAACCGGGCCGCACAGTGGGTTGGTCCGTGTTCGGCCGGATCTGGCGAACATGATACATTTTCAGCAAGTGAATCTGTTGGCTCCCGAGTGGTCTCTGCCAGCGCCTTTTGATGCGATTTTTTGTCGTAACGTAATGATTTATTTTGATAAAGAGACTCAAGAGCGCATTTTACGTCGTTTTGTTCCGCTGCTTAAACCGGGCGGATTATTGTTTGCCGGACATTCAGAGAATTTCAGTCAGATCAGTCGGGAATTTTACCTGCGCGGGCAGACTGTTTATGGGCTGGCTAAGGAAAGATAA
- a CDS encoding methyl-accepting chemotaxis protein, whose translation MLNRVKVVTGLVIVLGLFIALQIISGGLFFNALKSDRDIFTTTRIINQQKSELESTWSYLLQTRNTLNRAGTRYAMDASGGASGGVSAKELIELAKKQLVIANTHFANYEKIPYTNQQDPAVAQVVKDNYTALNSALSDLIIFISNGKLKEFFDQPTQSFQDKFEKAYYSYKESYDKVYANAVEENNSAYSTALWLLISVAILVVVMALLVWLGINRSLIQPLTNLIEHIRHMAKGDLSTRIDFHGTNEMGILADSLRHMQTEFFTTVSAVRQGAEAIYTGASEISAGNSDLSSRTEQQAAALEETAASMEQLTSTVKQNAENARQASQLALSASETAQKGGKVVDNVVKTMHNIAGSSQKIADITSVIDGIAFQTNILALNAAVEAARAGEQGRGFAVVAGEVRNLAQRSAQAAKEIKSLIEDSVNRVEEGSVLVESAGETMGEIVGAVTRVTDIMGEIASASEEQSRGIDQVGLAVTEMDRVTQQNASLVEESASAANALEEQVRVLNQAVAVFRLSDDAMAGRPAAIASRAPVTKPVLLATPAFAEKEKKARGSKTTENWETF comes from the coding sequence ATGCTGAATCGTGTAAAAGTTGTTACCGGGCTCGTTATCGTTCTTGGACTATTCATTGCTCTTCAAATCATTTCTGGTGGGTTATTTTTTAATGCACTGAAGTCGGATAGAGATATCTTCACGACGACACGAATTATTAATCAGCAGAAATCAGAACTGGAATCTACCTGGTCTTATTTATTGCAGACGCGTAACACGTTGAACCGTGCTGGAACGCGTTATGCCATGGACGCATCAGGCGGGGCATCTGGCGGCGTGTCAGCCAAAGAACTGATTGAACTGGCGAAAAAGCAGCTGGTTATCGCTAATACCCACTTTGCCAACTATGAAAAGATCCCTTATACCAATCAGCAAGATCCGGCTGTAGCTCAAGTGGTGAAAGATAATTACACCGCGTTGAACAGCGCATTAAGTGATCTGATTATTTTTATCTCTAATGGCAAGCTGAAAGAGTTTTTTGATCAGCCAACTCAAAGTTTTCAGGACAAGTTCGAGAAGGCCTATTATTCTTACAAAGAATCTTACGACAAAGTCTATGCCAATGCCGTGGAGGAAAATAATTCGGCTTATTCAACGGCGTTATGGCTGTTGATATCGGTAGCGATACTGGTTGTCGTGATGGCGTTGCTTGTCTGGCTGGGTATCAACCGTTCGCTTATTCAGCCATTGACTAATCTTATTGAACATATCCGGCATATGGCGAAAGGCGACCTGTCTACCCGGATTGATTTCCATGGCACGAATGAAATGGGGATCCTGGCTGATAGCCTTCGTCACATGCAGACTGAGTTCTTTACGACGGTCAGTGCGGTTCGGCAGGGTGCAGAGGCCATTTATACCGGCGCATCGGAAATCAGCGCTGGCAACAGTGACCTGTCCTCAAGAACCGAGCAGCAGGCTGCAGCGTTGGAAGAAACCGCAGCCAGCATGGAGCAGTTGACATCCACCGTGAAGCAGAACGCCGAAAATGCGCGGCAGGCGAGCCAACTGGCGTTGAGCGCCTCTGAAACAGCGCAGAAAGGCGGTAAGGTTGTCGATAACGTGGTGAAAACCATGCATAACATTGCTGGCAGTTCGCAGAAGATTGCTGATATCACCAGCGTGATCGACGGTATTGCTTTCCAGACCAACATTCTGGCGCTGAACGCAGCTGTCGAAGCGGCCAGAGCCGGAGAGCAGGGAAGAGGCTTTGCTGTTGTGGCTGGGGAAGTGCGTAATCTGGCTCAACGCAGTGCTCAAGCGGCAAAAGAGATTAAATCTCTGATTGAGGATTCGGTGAATCGGGTTGAGGAAGGCTCCGTACTGGTTGAAAGTGCGGGGGAAACCATGGGCGAGATCGTTGGTGCCGTTACCCGCGTGACTGACATCATGGGTGAAATCGCTTCGGCGTCTGAGGAGCAAAGCCGCGGTATCGATCAGGTTGGCCTGGCTGTGACCGAGATGGACCGTGTTACCCAACAGAATGCCTCGTTGGTGGAAGAGTCCGCTTCTGCGGCGAACGCTCTTGAAGAGCAGGTCCGGGTGCTGAATCAGGCGGTGGCCGTATTCCGGTTGTCAGACGATGCGATGGCTGGACGCCCCGCTGCGATTGCTTCACGCGCGCCGGTTACCAAACCGGTTCTCCTGGCAACGCCTGCTTTCGCAGAAAAAGAGAAAAAGGCCAGAGGCAGTAAAACTACCGAGAACTGGGAAACCTTTTAA
- the cheW gene encoding chemotaxis protein CheW, translating to MTGLANVTKLAGETVGQEFLIFTLGDEEYGVDILKVQEIRGYDQVTRIANTPTFIKGVTNLRGVIVPIVDLRIKFMQQEVDYDDNTVVIVLNLGQRVVGIVVDGVSDVLSLTADQIRPAPEFAVTLSTEYLTGLGSLGERMLILVDIEKLLSSEEMALVDSVMKV from the coding sequence ATGACTGGACTTGCAAATGTCACAAAATTAGCAGGCGAGACAGTAGGTCAGGAATTTTTGATTTTCACGCTGGGTGACGAAGAGTACGGCGTGGACATTTTGAAGGTTCAAGAGATTCGTGGTTACGATCAGGTCACTCGCATTGCCAACACGCCGACCTTTATTAAAGGTGTTACCAATCTTCGTGGCGTGATTGTGCCGATCGTCGATTTGCGTATCAAATTCATGCAGCAGGAAGTCGACTATGATGACAATACGGTCGTCATTGTTTTGAATCTGGGGCAGCGTGTGGTGGGCATCGTGGTTGATGGCGTGTCTGACGTGTTGTCACTGACCGCTGATCAAATTCGTCCGGCACCGGAGTTTGCGGTGACCCTGTCGACGGAATACCTCACCGGGTTGGGTTCCCTGGGGGAGCGTATGCTGATTCTGGTTGATATTGAGAAGCTACTCAGCAGCGAGGAAATGGCGTTGGTTGATAGCGTCATGAAGGTTTAA
- the cheA gene encoding chemotaxis protein CheA encodes MSAFYQTFFDEADELLADMEQHLLQLDPLAPDTEQMNAIFRAAHSIKGGAGTFGFKVLQETTHILENLLDGARRGEMRLSTDIINLFLETKDIMQDQLDAYKTSQEPNAESFEYICQALRQLALESKDDDAAGAAPVKVEAEQPGSASRAPAPAGGHSGLRIALTSLKESDIPQLIEELGNLGTVKDTAQTSNSVELTLETSASEDDISAVLCFVLEPEQINFKSVAEAPPADAVPPIATAAEPAPAAPVQPVAPVAAVAPVAKPAGGNDAAKGRQKTGDTSIRVAVEKVDQLINLVGELVITQSMLAQRSSALDPVAHGDLLNSMGQLERNARDLQESVMSIRMMPMEYVFSRFPRLVRDLAAKLGKEVELTQLGSSTELDKSLIERIIDPLTHLVRNSLDHGIESPEKRIEAGKSAVGNLTLSAEHQGGNICIEVIDDGAGLNRERILAKALSQGMAVSDSMTDEDVGMLIFAPGFSTAEKVTDVSGRGVGMDVVKRNIQEMGGHVEIHFVKGKGTTIRILLPLTLAILDGMSVKVNNDVFILPLNAVMESLQPQAEDLYPLAGGERVLQVRGEYLPLIELYQVFDVAGAKTDATQGIVVILQSAGRRYALLVDQLIGQHQVVVKNLESNYRKVPGVSAATILGDGSVALIVDVSALQALYREKRVVETAA; translated from the coding sequence ATGAGTGCTTTTTATCAAACATTCTTTGATGAAGCAGATGAATTGTTGGCGGACATGGAGCAGCATTTATTGCAGCTTGATCCGTTAGCGCCCGATACGGAACAGATGAATGCCATATTTCGCGCTGCTCACTCGATTAAAGGGGGCGCGGGAACGTTCGGTTTCAAAGTATTGCAGGAAACTACACACATATTAGAAAACCTGTTGGATGGTGCCAGACGCGGTGAAATGCGATTGAGCACTGATATTATCAACCTGTTTTTGGAAACCAAAGATATCATGCAGGATCAGTTGGATGCTTACAAAACCTCGCAAGAGCCCAACGCCGAAAGCTTTGAGTATATCTGTCAGGCTCTGCGCCAGCTTGCTCTGGAGTCCAAAGACGATGATGCTGCCGGAGCCGCCCCTGTCAAAGTAGAGGCTGAACAACCGGGTTCCGCATCCCGTGCACCGGCTCCCGCCGGTGGTCATTCGGGATTGCGTATTGCCCTTACCAGCCTGAAAGAGTCAGATATTCCCCAGTTGATTGAAGAGCTGGGTAATCTGGGTACGGTGAAAGATACGGCGCAGACCAGCAACAGTGTTGAACTAACGCTGGAAACGTCGGCCAGCGAAGATGACATCAGCGCTGTGCTGTGCTTTGTGCTGGAGCCGGAGCAAATTAACTTCAAATCTGTTGCTGAGGCGCCGCCAGCCGACGCTGTTCCGCCAATTGCTACGGCGGCCGAGCCAGCGCCTGCTGCACCCGTTCAGCCTGTTGCGCCAGTGGCGGCGGTTGCACCGGTGGCCAAGCCGGCAGGCGGCAATGACGCAGCCAAAGGCAGACAAAAAACCGGTGATACCAGTATCCGTGTAGCGGTAGAAAAAGTTGACCAGCTCATTAACCTGGTTGGTGAACTGGTGATTACTCAATCCATGCTGGCTCAGCGTTCCAGTGCTCTCGATCCGGTCGCCCATGGTGATCTGCTTAATAGCATGGGGCAGCTGGAAAGAAACGCGCGTGACCTGCAAGAGTCCGTGATGTCCATCCGTATGATGCCGATGGAATATGTATTCAGCCGTTTCCCGCGTCTGGTTCGCGATCTGGCCGCCAAACTGGGCAAAGAAGTTGAACTGACCCAGTTGGGGAGTTCAACCGAGCTGGATAAGAGCCTGATCGAACGCATTATTGACCCGTTGACGCACCTTGTGCGTAACAGTCTCGACCATGGTATCGAGTCACCGGAAAAGCGTATTGAGGCGGGCAAATCGGCTGTGGGCAACCTGACGCTGTCTGCAGAACATCAGGGCGGCAATATCTGTATCGAAGTGATTGACGACGGCGCGGGTCTGAATCGCGAACGTATCCTGGCTAAAGCCTTGTCCCAAGGGATGGCGGTGAGTGATAGCATGACTGATGAAGACGTCGGCATGCTGATTTTTGCTCCCGGTTTTTCTACTGCCGAGAAAGTGACCGATGTGTCGGGTCGTGGCGTTGGCATGGATGTGGTGAAACGGAATATCCAGGAGATGGGTGGGCATGTTGAAATTCATTTCGTGAAAGGGAAGGGAACCACCATTCGCATTCTTCTGCCGTTGACGCTGGCGATCTTGGATGGGATGTCGGTCAAGGTCAATAATGATGTATTTATCCTGCCGCTTAACGCTGTCATGGAGTCCCTGCAGCCGCAGGCCGAGGATTTGTATCCTCTGGCTGGAGGGGAGCGTGTACTGCAGGTTCGTGGCGAATATCTGCCACTGATTGAGCTGTATCAGGTGTTCGATGTCGCCGGAGCAAAAACGGATGCCACGCAGGGTATCGTTGTTATTCTGCAGAGTGCCGGCCGTCGTTATGCTTTGCTGGTTGACCAGTTGATTGGTCAGCACCAGGTTGTTGTGAAAAACCTGGAAAGCAATTATCGCAAGGTGCCAGGCGTTTCAGCCGCAACTATTTTGGGTGATGGTAGCGTAGCGCTGATTGTGGATGTTTCTGCGTTGCAGGCGCTTTATCGGGAAAAGCGTGTGGTTGAAACCGCAGCTTAA
- the motB gene encoding flagellar motor protein MotB — MKHQHPIIRKKRKSGHAAHHGGSWKIAYADFMTAMMALFLVMWLIAISSPSQLAQIAEYFRTPLKIAITSGPKMSDASNPIPGGGSDPTQQEGDVKRQIDTMDGRLEEIKLNKLRERLDQLIEADPRLKALRPHLLIEMVDEGLRIQIIDSNNRPMFKTGSAQVEPYMSDILRAIAPILNDIPNKISLSGHTDDAQYAMGERGYSNWELSAERANASRRELIIGGLAEGKVLRVVGMADTMNLKQAKGGSDAINRRISLVVLNKQAQENIERENAESSAVNIDKIENLQNMGMEKAKPATAPADNGNSTATPQPETNGAPASGSTVAPAQAPVTTAPASGANGASTTGRRQPTTALPAAPDSQATPSSTSRDSQQR, encoded by the coding sequence ATGAAACACCAGCATCCCATTATCCGCAAAAAACGTAAATCGGGGCATGCCGCTCATCATGGTGGTTCATGGAAGATTGCTTATGCCGACTTCATGACCGCCATGATGGCTCTCTTCTTGGTCATGTGGCTGATCGCCATTTCCTCACCTTCTCAATTGGCCCAGATTGCCGAATATTTCCGCACACCATTGAAAATTGCCATCACGTCCGGCCCGAAGATGAGTGACGCCTCCAACCCTATCCCTGGCGGCGGTTCGGATCCGACTCAGCAAGAAGGCGATGTGAAACGGCAGATCGACACCATGGATGGCCGTCTTGAAGAAATCAAACTGAACAAACTGCGGGAGCGGCTCGATCAGTTGATTGAAGCCGATCCCCGTCTTAAAGCGTTGCGCCCGCACCTGTTGATTGAAATGGTGGATGAGGGGCTGCGCATTCAAATTATTGACAGCAACAATCGCCCAATGTTTAAAACCGGCAGCGCCCAGGTTGAGCCCTACATGAGCGATATTTTGCGAGCCATCGCGCCGATTTTGAATGATATCCCCAATAAAATCAGTTTATCGGGCCATACTGATGATGCACAGTATGCAATGGGGGAGCGGGGCTACAGTAACTGGGAATTGTCGGCCGAACGTGCTAATGCTTCCCGGCGCGAACTGATTATAGGTGGACTGGCTGAAGGTAAGGTTTTACGCGTAGTTGGTATGGCCGACACGATGAATTTAAAGCAGGCGAAGGGAGGCAGTGATGCCATCAACCGGCGAATCAGTCTGGTTGTCCTGAACAAGCAGGCGCAGGAAAACATCGAACGTGAAAATGCTGAAAGCAGTGCAGTAAACATTGATAAAATAGAGAATTTACAAAATATGGGGATGGAAAAGGCCAAACCTGCTACCGCGCCTGCCGATAACGGTAACAGTACGGCTACACCACAGCCCGAAACTAATGGGGCGCCTGCATCTGGCTCAACTGTGGCACCTGCTCAGGCACCGGTAACGACGGCGCCGGCATCGGGGGCGAATGGCGCGTCGACGACAGGACGTCGGCAGCCTACTACAGCCTTGCCAGCAGCACCTGATAGCCAGGCGACACCTTCTTCAACAAGCCGCGATTCACAGCAGAGGTGA
- the motA gene encoding flagellar motor stator protein MotA, which yields MLVILGYLVTIGSILGGYLIVGGELGALYQPSELLIIGGAAAGAFIVGNNGKAIKATLKALPTLLKGSQYTKAVYMDLMAVLFRLMAKSRQQGMLSLEFDIDNPKESEIFSNYPRILSDDYIVEFVTDYLRLMVSGNMNAFEIETLMDEEIETVEHEVEVPATSLNLMGDGLPAFGIVAAVMGVVHSLAFVDRPAAELGMMIAHAMVGTFLGILLAYGFVSPLAALLRQKNSEKLKVLQCIKVTLLSSLNGYAPQIAVEFGRKTLYSTVRPSFTEMEEHIRNVKAPAQQASENDA from the coding sequence GTGCTGGTTATATTGGGTTATCTTGTCACTATAGGCTCCATACTTGGCGGTTATCTTATCGTGGGTGGCGAGTTGGGGGCGTTGTATCAGCCTTCGGAACTGTTGATTATTGGTGGCGCGGCTGCAGGTGCGTTCATTGTTGGTAACAACGGAAAAGCGATCAAAGCGACGCTGAAAGCGCTTCCAACGCTGTTGAAAGGATCCCAATATACGAAAGCCGTATACATGGATCTGATGGCGGTATTATTCCGGCTGATGGCCAAGTCCCGTCAGCAGGGCATGCTCTCGTTGGAGTTTGATATTGACAACCCAAAAGAGAGTGAGATTTTCTCCAATTATCCCCGCATCCTTTCTGATGACTATATCGTAGAATTCGTCACGGATTATCTGCGACTGATGGTCAGCGGCAACATGAATGCGTTTGAAATCGAAACGCTGATGGATGAAGAGATCGAAACTGTCGAGCATGAAGTTGAAGTGCCGGCCACCAGTCTGAACCTAATGGGGGATGGTTTGCCGGCATTCGGTATCGTGGCGGCGGTCATGGGGGTTGTGCATTCATTGGCGTTTGTTGATCGTCCTGCCGCAGAGCTGGGGATGATGATCGCCCATGCGATGGTGGGTACGTTCCTGGGTATTTTGCTGGCTTATGGTTTTGTGTCGCCGCTGGCGGCGCTGTTACGCCAGAAAAACTCGGAGAAGCTCAAAGTCCTTCAGTGTATCAAGGTGACGCTGTTATCCAGCCTGAACGGTTATGCGCCACAGATTGCTGTTGAATTCGGTCGTAAAACCCTTTATTCAACAGTGCGTCCTTCATTTACCGAGATGGAAGAGCATATTCGTAATGTGAAGGCACCGGCACAGCAGGCATCGGAAAATGACGCATGA
- the flhC gene encoding flagellar transcriptional regulator FlhC, protein MAEKSIVQEAKDIQLAMELISLGARLQMLESETQLSRGRLIKLYKELRGSPPPKGMLPFSTDWFMTWEQNIHSSMFYNAYLFLLKNGQCTGVEAVIKAYRLYLEQCAPQSDVPLLALTRAWTLVRFVDSGMLQLSSCNCCKGMFITHAHQPKNSFVCSLCQPPSRAVKRRKLSPSVADMIPQLLDEQVKHAV, encoded by the coding sequence ATGGCGGAGAAAAGTATTGTTCAGGAAGCTAAGGATATCCAACTGGCGATGGAGCTCATTTCACTGGGAGCTCGTCTACAGATGCTGGAAAGCGAGACGCAATTAAGCCGCGGTCGCTTAATCAAGCTTTATAAAGAATTACGGGGTAGCCCTCCGCCCAAAGGAATGCTGCCGTTTTCCACCGACTGGTTCATGACATGGGAACAGAATATCCATTCTTCCATGTTCTATAACGCCTATCTGTTTTTGCTCAAAAATGGACAATGCACCGGTGTCGAGGCAGTAATCAAGGCTTATCGCCTTTACCTCGAACAATGTGCTCCCCAAAGCGACGTACCTTTGCTGGCGTTGACCCGCGCCTGGACATTGGTCCGTTTCGTGGATAGCGGCATGCTGCAACTGTCCTCGTGTAATTGCTGCAAAGGGATGTTCATCACCCACGCACATCAGCCCAAGAATAGTTTTGTCTGCAGTTTATGCCAGCCACCTTCCAGAGCAGTAAAAAGACGTAAACTTTCGCCGAGTGTTGCCGATATGATACCTCAGCTGCTGGACGAACAGGTTAAACATGCAGTCTGA
- the flhD gene encoding flagellar transcriptional regulator FlhD encodes MGTSELLKHIYDINLSYLLLAQRLINDEKASAMFRLGVNNEMAEALMQLTLPQMVKLAETNQLICHFRFSDHNTIKLLTQESRVDDLQQIHTGILLSSHLLQELSSKEEGLPKKRA; translated from the coding sequence ATGGGTACCTCTGAATTGCTCAAGCACATTTATGACATAAATTTGTCTTATTTGTTACTGGCTCAGCGATTAATAAACGACGAAAAAGCATCAGCGATGTTCCGGTTGGGTGTCAATAACGAAATGGCCGAGGCATTGATGCAGCTGACTTTGCCGCAAATGGTAAAGCTCGCTGAAACCAACCAGCTAATATGCCATTTCCGCTTCAGTGATCACAATACGATTAAGCTACTAACACAAGAATCCCGGGTTGACGATCTGCAACAGATTCATACCGGTATTTTATTGTCGAGTCATTTATTACAAGAGCTGTCTTCAAAAGAAGAAGGCTTGCCTAAGAAAAGGGCATAA
- a CDS encoding iron-containing alcohol dehydrogenase, with amino-acid sequence MLDFEYFKPARILFGPGKLAEIVKYILENARILITYGGDSGKKYSTLDEIRQTLTHYTCFELGSIDPNPQYATLICAINAVKMNKIDFLPAPGGGSVVDGRKFIAAASTQDDIWNTWLAKAPIQSALIGGSDNIADDRLRNERNHRSIPQIIRCQICRFRARTLPFLDIRHAD; translated from the coding sequence ATGCTGGATTTTGAGTATTTCAAACCGGCAAGAATCCTGTTTGGACCAGGTAAACTGGCGGAGATTGTCAAATACATTCTGGAAAACGCCCGCATACTAATAACTTATGGCGGAGACAGCGGCAAAAAATATAGCACGCTGGATGAAATCCGACAGACATTAACCCATTATACCTGCTTCGAACTCGGCAGTATTGACCCCAACCCGCAATATGCGACGTTGATATGCGCAATCAACGCCGTGAAGATGAACAAGATTGATTTTTTGCCGGCGCCAGGTGGTGGCTCGGTGGTCGACGGAAGAAAATTTATCGCGGCCGCGAGCACACAGGATGATATCTGGAATACCTGGCTTGCCAAAGCGCCAATCCAGTCTGCACTGATCGGGGGGAGTGATAACATTGCCGACGACCGGCTCAGAAATGAACGCAACCACCGTAGTATTCCACAAATAATCCGGTGCCAAATATGCCGTTTCCGGGCACGCACCTTACCGTTTTTAGACATCCGTCACGCCGATTAA